Genomic DNA from Planctomycetaceae bacterium:
TGCGTTCCACCACCCATCGCTGACGCAGCGGATGGAAGCCTTTGGTCCCCTGCGGCTTGTTCGAAAGGTTGAGGTCGAAACTGAGTTCCTGCGTGACCATCGTGACCAGATCACCACGGTAACCGAGATCGGCATGCACCAGTTCGATCGTCGGGTGGTCCTCATCCAGCTGACGCAGAATCGGAGCGGCGGCCACCGCATCGTGGACGTTCGCCGCTGTCACGCAGACCATGATCAGCAGGCCCAGAACATCGGTGACAATGTGTCTTTTCCGCCCGTTTGCACGCTTTCCGCCATCGTACCCGACATCGCCGCCCTGATCGGCGGTCTTCGCGGTCTGACTGTCAATGCAGGCCACCGTGGAGGATTCATTTCGTCCGGCCGCTGTCCGGACAGCGGCTCGCAGACCGTTCATCATCTTGTCCCAAACGCCTTCACGCCGCCA
This window encodes:
- a CDS encoding IS5 family transposase gives rise to the protein MSRAAYPTDVSDAQWELIKPFMPQSKPLGRNIEVDLREVVNAIFYINRAGCQWDMLPHDFPNFKTVNWYYNLWRREGVWDKMMNGLRAAVRTAAGRNESSTVACIDSQTAKTADQGGDVGYDGGKRANGRKRHIVTDVLGLLIMVCVTAANVHDAVAAAPILRQLDEDHPTIELVHADLGYRGDLVTMVTQELSFDLNLSNKPQGTKGFHPLRQRWVVERTFAWFNRYRRLNRDVERTTDSSENMIRISQIQLMLNRLEPKTNGPPFQYGKHKT